A stretch of the Acyrthosiphon pisum isolate AL4f chromosome A2, pea_aphid_22Mar2018_4r6ur, whole genome shotgun sequence genome encodes the following:
- the LOC100163866 gene encoding neuropeptide CCHamide-1 receptor-like produces the protein MDGGHSVVNDTSNSTLAVDEYDYSARPETYIVPVLFAFIFFVGTIGNGSLVLIFIRHRHMINVPNIYILSLALGDLLVLLSCIPFTSTVYTVPSWPFGLTICKVSETTKDISIGVTVFTLTALSADRFFAIVDPMRKLHASVGGRRATKFTVTVAVTIWCLAIACAVPAATNSYVRQFRQDNVTLFEVCYPYAEELGPAYPRIIVVIRFLVYYVVPLSAIACFYTMMARHLINSTRNMPGEVQGQMRQVRARKKVAKTVMAFVLVFAVCFLPYHMFNLWFYLNPKSQDEYNLFWHVLRIVGFCLCYSNSCINPIALYLVSGTFRKHFDRQLFWWIVKPQGGTVTESKNGYMRRKNGTREMDRITINDSSIMGNVQMSTFAKRAADHTTTTATTVLICTGLNDANTII, from the exons ATGGACGGCGGCCACTCTGTCGTCAACGATACATCCAACAGCACGCTAGCTGTCGACGAGTATGACTACTCGGCGCGACCGGAAACGTACATAGTTCCGGTACTGTTCGCGTTCATATTTTTCGTGGGAACCATCGGAAATGGATCCCTGGTGTTGATATTCATCCGGCACAGGCACATGATCAATGTGCCGAACATATACATACTCAGTCTGGCGCTGGGCGACCTGCTGGTCCTGTTGAGCTGCATACCGTTCACGTCTACCGTCTACACG GTGCCGTCATGGCCGTTCGGCTTGACCATCTGCAAGGTGTCAGAGACCACCAAGGACATATCGATCGGCGTGACCGTGTTCACGCTGACCGCCCTGAGCGCTGACCGGTTCTTCGCCATCGTTGACCCGATGCGCAAGCTGCACGCCTCCGTGGGCGGCCGCCGGGCCACCAAGTTCACCGTCACCGTGGCCGTGACCATATGGTGCCTGGCGATAGCGTGCGCCGTTCCCGCGGCCACCAACTCGTACGTCCGGCAGTTCCGGCAGGACAACGTGACGCTTTTCGAGGTGTGCTATCCTTACGCCGAGGAACTGGGACCTGCCTATCCGCGGATCATCGTCGTCATCCGGTTCCTGGTCTACTATGTGGTGCCGCTGTCCGCCATTGCGTGCTTCTACACCATGATGGCGCGGCACCTCATCAACAGCACCAGAAACATGCCCGGCGAGGTCCAG GGACAGATGCGTCAAGTCCGAGCCCGGAAGAAAGTGGCCAAGACCGTGATGGCGTTCGTGCTGGTGTTCGCCGTGTGCTTCCTGCCCTATCACATGTTCAACCTGTGGTTCTACCTGAACCCCAAGTCCCAGGACGAGTACAACTTGTTCTGGCACGTGTTGCGCATCGTCGGCTTCTGCCTGTGCTACAGCAACTCGTGCATCAATCCCATCGCGCTCTATCTGGTCAGTGGCACGTTCCGCAAGCACTTCGACCGGCAGCTGTTCTGGTGGATCGTCAAGCCGCAGGGTGGCACGGTCACCGAGTCCAAGAACGGCTACATGCGCCGGAAAAACGGCACCCGGGAGATGGATCGGATCACCATCAACGATTCGTCAATCATGGGCAACGTGCAGATGAGCACGTTCGCCAAGCGGGCCGCGGACCACACCACCACCACGGCCACCACGGTGCTCATCTGTACTGGGCTCAATGACGCCAAcaccataatatag